A DNA window from Thalassospiraceae bacterium LMO-JJ14 contains the following coding sequences:
- a CDS encoding diguanylate cyclase, whose protein sequence is MNIPATNAKILIVDDEPLNIEVMSGTLEELGDILFASSGEEAIELAARENPDIIILDIMMPGMDGYEVCRKLKETPGAENIPVIFATALSDHTDEAKGFEIGAVDFVTKPIVAPVVVARVKNHLQLKRYRDYLETIAFVDGLTGIPNRRSFDQHIRSEWQRAIRSGSELSLLLVDIDHFKQYNDTYGHQAGDACLTLVAKALSSSVHRPGDQVARYGGEEFVCVLPSTNIEGAEMIGATLRDAVNFLKIPHKSSSVCGHVTISVGGAAIKPDQSNDIGDLISDADANLYKAKSQGRDRVIVS, encoded by the coding sequence GTGAACATACCTGCTACCAATGCAAAAATCCTGATTGTCGACGACGAGCCTCTGAATATCGAGGTGATGAGCGGCACGCTCGAGGAGCTCGGCGATATCCTGTTCGCATCCAGCGGAGAAGAAGCCATAGAACTGGCCGCCCGCGAGAACCCGGACATCATCATCCTCGACATCATGATGCCGGGGATGGACGGGTACGAGGTCTGCCGCAAGCTCAAGGAAACGCCGGGGGCGGAAAACATCCCCGTCATTTTCGCAACCGCCCTTTCCGATCACACCGATGAAGCCAAGGGATTCGAAATCGGCGCCGTCGATTTCGTCACCAAGCCGATCGTCGCCCCGGTCGTCGTTGCGCGTGTCAAAAACCACCTGCAGCTCAAACGCTACCGTGATTATCTCGAGACCATTGCCTTTGTCGACGGCCTGACGGGCATTCCCAACCGGCGCAGCTTCGACCAGCATATCCGGTCCGAATGGCAGCGTGCGATCCGTAGCGGCTCGGAGCTTTCCCTGCTGCTGGTCGATATCGATCATTTCAAGCAATACAACGACACTTACGGCCACCAGGCCGGCGATGCCTGTCTGACGCTGGTCGCCAAGGCACTGTCGTCGTCCGTGCATCGCCCGGGCGACCAGGTCGCGCGATACGGCGGCGAGGAATTCGTCTGCGTGTTGCCGTCGACCAACATTGAAGGCGCGGAAATGATCGGGGCAACCTTGCGCGATGCCGTCAACTTCCTGAAAATTCCGCACAAATCATCCAGTGTCTGCGGTCATGTGACGATCAGCGTCGGCGGCGCCGCCATCAAGCCCGATCAATCGAACGATATCGGCGATCTGATCAGCGACGCGGATGCGAATCTCTACAAGGCAAAATCGCAAGGCCGTGACCGGGTCATCGTTTCCTGA